In the Bifidobacterium catenulatum PV20-2 genome, one interval contains:
- a CDS encoding polyribonucleotide nucleotidyltransferase, with protein MEGPEIKAVEAVIDNGSFGKRTLRFETGRLAQQADGAVAAYLDDDSMILSTTTAGSSPKENYDFFPLTVDVEEKMYAAGKIPGSFFRREGRPSSEAILACRIIDRPLRPLFPHTLRNEVQVVETVLAVNPDDAYDVIALNAASASTMISGLPFEGPVSGVRLALIDGQWVAFPRWSERERAVFEIVVAGRVVENGDVAIAMIEAGAGKNAWHLIYDEGQTKPDEEVVAGGLEAAKPFIKVICEAQAELKNIAAKETKEFQLFPEYTEDLYNRIDEIAHADLDEALSIAEKLPRQDRIHEIKEGVKATLAGEFTDMDDAEKEKEIGNAFKELQRQIVRRRILTQDYRIDGRGLRDIRTLSAEVDIVPRVHGSALFQRGETQILGVTTLNMLKMEQQIDALSGPQSKRYMHNYEMPPYSTGETGRVGSPKRREIGHGALAEKALVPVLPNREEFPYAIRQVSEAIGSNGSTSMGSVCASTLSLLAAGVPLKAPVAGIAMGLVSGDVDGQHIFKTLTDILGAEDAFGDMDFKVAGTSEFITALQLDTKLDGIPADILASALQQAKEARTTILEVINECIDGPAEMSPYAPRIITTTVPVDKIGEVIGPKGKMINQIQEETGAEIAIEDDGTVFISSEGGDGAEKAKQIIEQIANPHVPEAGETYNGKVVKTTSFGAFVNLTPGTDGLLHISQIRNLADGERIDAVEDVLKEGDTVEVIVQGVDDRGKISLAIPGFEDQESSAPRRERSDRDDRRGSRGRRDDRRSDRDDRDYDDRPRRRRSDRDDRDYDRDDRRSDRDDRDYDDRPRRRRSDRDDRDYDDRPRRRRSDRDDRDYDRDDRRSDRRRSSRRDDRNPRYAADENYDEYRADREERSERPRRRVRRDFDPFED; from the coding sequence ATGGAGGGTCCCGAAATCAAGGCTGTTGAAGCCGTAATCGATAATGGTTCATTTGGTAAGCGCACGTTGCGCTTCGAGACCGGTCGTCTCGCCCAGCAGGCGGATGGTGCCGTTGCCGCCTATCTTGACGATGATTCGATGATTCTGTCGACCACCACCGCCGGTTCCAGCCCGAAGGAGAACTACGACTTCTTCCCGCTGACCGTGGACGTGGAAGAGAAGATGTACGCCGCCGGCAAGATCCCGGGCTCGTTCTTCCGCCGTGAAGGCCGCCCGAGCTCCGAAGCTATTCTCGCTTGCCGTATCATCGACCGTCCGCTGCGCCCGTTGTTCCCACACACGCTGCGCAACGAAGTGCAGGTTGTGGAAACCGTGCTCGCCGTCAACCCGGACGATGCGTACGATGTTATCGCTCTGAATGCTGCTTCCGCTTCCACCATGATTTCCGGTCTACCGTTCGAAGGCCCGGTTTCCGGCGTTCGCCTGGCTCTGATCGACGGCCAGTGGGTCGCTTTCCCGCGTTGGAGCGAGCGTGAGCGCGCCGTGTTCGAAATCGTGGTTGCAGGCCGCGTAGTGGAGAACGGCGATGTCGCCATCGCTATGATCGAAGCCGGCGCAGGTAAGAACGCCTGGCACCTCATCTACGACGAAGGCCAGACCAAGCCGGACGAGGAAGTCGTTGCCGGTGGTCTTGAAGCAGCCAAGCCGTTCATCAAGGTGATCTGCGAGGCTCAGGCCGAACTCAAGAACATCGCTGCGAAGGAAACCAAGGAATTCCAGCTCTTCCCGGAGTACACCGAAGATCTGTACAATCGTATCGATGAGATCGCCCACGCTGATCTCGACGAGGCTCTCTCCATTGCCGAGAAGCTGCCGCGCCAGGATCGCATTCATGAGATCAAGGAAGGCGTCAAGGCCACTCTCGCCGGCGAATTCACTGACATGGACGATGCCGAAAAGGAAAAGGAGATCGGCAATGCGTTCAAGGAGCTGCAGCGCCAGATCGTGCGTCGCCGCATCCTGACCCAGGATTACCGCATCGATGGCCGTGGCCTGCGCGACATCCGCACCCTGTCCGCTGAAGTGGACATCGTTCCGCGCGTGCACGGTTCCGCACTGTTCCAGCGTGGCGAAACCCAGATTCTGGGCGTTACCACCCTGAACATGCTCAAGATGGAACAGCAGATCGACGCACTGTCCGGTCCGCAGTCCAAGCGTTACATGCACAACTATGAGATGCCGCCGTACTCCACCGGTGAAACCGGTCGCGTTGGCTCCCCGAAGCGTCGCGAAATCGGTCACGGTGCTCTGGCGGAGAAGGCTCTCGTGCCGGTGCTGCCGAACCGCGAGGAGTTCCCGTACGCCATCCGTCAGGTCTCCGAAGCCATTGGCTCCAACGGTTCCACCTCCATGGGTTCCGTGTGCGCTTCCACCCTGTCGCTGCTCGCCGCAGGCGTGCCGCTGAAGGCTCCGGTTGCCGGCATCGCCATGGGCCTCGTGTCCGGTGATGTTGACGGCCAGCACATTTTCAAGACCCTGACCGATATTCTCGGTGCTGAAGACGCATTCGGCGATATGGACTTCAAGGTCGCCGGCACCTCCGAGTTCATCACCGCTCTGCAGCTCGACACCAAGCTCGATGGCATTCCGGCAGACATTCTTGCCTCCGCTCTGCAGCAGGCCAAGGAAGCCCGCACTACCATTCTCGAAGTCATCAACGAGTGCATCGACGGCCCGGCCGAGATGAGCCCGTATGCTCCGCGCATCATCACCACCACCGTTCCGGTCGACAAGATCGGCGAGGTCATCGGACCGAAGGGCAAGATGATCAACCAGATCCAAGAAGAGACTGGTGCGGAGATCGCCATCGAAGATGACGGTACCGTGTTCATCTCCTCCGAGGGTGGCGACGGCGCTGAAAAGGCCAAGCAGATCATCGAACAGATCGCCAACCCGCACGTTCCTGAAGCCGGCGAAACCTACAACGGCAAGGTTGTGAAGACTACCTCCTTCGGTGCCTTCGTGAATCTGACACCGGGAACCGACGGCCTGCTGCACATCTCCCAGATCCGTAATCTGGCCGACGGCGAGCGTATCGACGCCGTCGAAGACGTGCTCAAGGAAGGCGACACCGTTGAGGTGATCGTGCAGGGCGTTGACGATCGCGGCAAGATCTCCTTGGCCATTCCGGGCTTCGAAGATCAGGAATCCTCCGCTCCGCGTCGTGAGCGTTCCGATCGCGATGACCGTCGCGGCAGCCGTGGCCGTCGTGATGATCGTCGTTCCGATCGTGACGATCGTGATTATGATGATCGTCCGCGTCGTCGTCGTTCCGATCGCGATGACCGTGATTATGATCGTGATGATCGCCGTTCCGATCGTGACGATCGTGATTATGATGATCGTCCGCGTCGTCGTCGTTCCGATCGCGATGATCGTGATTATGATGATCGTCCGCGTCGTCGTCGTTCCGACCGTGACGATCGTGATTATGATCGTGATGATCGTCGTTCCGACCGTCGCCGCAGCAGCCGCCGCGACGACCGCAACCCGCGTTACGCAGCCGACGAGAACTACGACGAGTACCGTGCCGATCGCGAAGAGCGTTCCGAGCGTCCTCGCCGCCGCGTCCGCCGCGACTTTGATCCTTTTGAGGACTGA
- a CDS encoding holo-ACP synthase: MLGLGHDIVDVPAFAEQLGEPGSRMRNLFSTRELWQTAQRARVKRDSEAVHLAARWAGKEAFLKAWCEAISCGAKGDGDIAYPYTLDDFPWSRIEILDDSHGVPHVMLSPEVRCKLRQSLGLPVDGDDQSCEIHISMSHDGSVASAVVTIDCDFDLRLLRECV, translated from the coding sequence ATGCTGGGTTTGGGGCATGACATCGTGGATGTGCCTGCGTTCGCCGAGCAACTGGGCGAACCTGGGTCGCGCATGCGAAACCTGTTCTCCACACGCGAGCTATGGCAGACCGCTCAACGGGCGCGGGTCAAGCGGGATAGCGAGGCGGTGCATCTTGCGGCCCGCTGGGCGGGCAAGGAGGCCTTCCTCAAGGCGTGGTGCGAGGCGATTTCGTGTGGGGCGAAAGGCGATGGCGACATTGCATATCCGTACACGCTTGACGATTTTCCTTGGTCGCGCATCGAAATACTTGACGATTCCCACGGCGTGCCCCACGTCATGCTCTCGCCCGAGGTGCGATGCAAGTTGCGGCAATCGTTGGGGCTGCCGGTTGACGGGGATGACCAATCGTGCGAAATACATATTTCCATGAGCCATGACGGATCTGTTGCGTCCGCGGTGGTGACAATAGATTGCGATTTCGACTTGCGATTGTTGAGGGAGTGTGTATAA
- the rpsO gene encoding 30S ribosomal protein S15: MALTAEEKQEIIKTYATHEGDTGSPEVQVALLTKRIADLTEHLKEHKHDHHSRRGLLLMVGDRRRMLDYLKRVDINRYRSLIERLGLRR; encoded by the coding sequence GTGGCACTTACGGCTGAGGAAAAGCAGGAAATCATCAAGACTTACGCTACCCACGAGGGTGACACCGGCTCCCCGGAGGTCCAGGTTGCTCTGCTGACCAAGCGTATCGCTGATCTGACCGAGCACCTCAAGGAGCACAAGCATGATCACCACTCCCGTCGTGGTCTGCTGCTGATGGTCGGCGATCGTCGTCGTATGCTTGATTACCTCAAGCGCGTTGACATCAACCGTTACCGCTCCCTGATTGAGCGTCTGGGTCTGCGCCGATAG
- a CDS encoding LemA family protein, with product MVFGIIIAVIVVLIVLWAVSAYNGLVTLRNRVKNGWAQIDVQLKQRTDLIPNLVETVKGYAAHESQVFTQVTQARAGVVQATQSGDVAQRIAAENQLSRALMNLQVVSENYPQLQANTNFMDLQSQLKSLEEKIAYARQFYNDVVQKYNTQTEVVPTNIIAGLFHFEQAPYFQVDEADRQVPQVKF from the coding sequence ATGGTCTTTGGCATTATCATTGCCGTCATTGTTGTACTTATTGTGCTTTGGGCCGTCAGCGCCTACAACGGGCTGGTCACACTACGAAATCGTGTGAAGAACGGCTGGGCGCAAATCGATGTGCAGCTCAAGCAGCGTACCGATCTTATTCCGAACCTGGTGGAAACGGTCAAAGGTTATGCTGCCCACGAATCCCAAGTATTCACGCAGGTCACACAGGCCCGTGCCGGCGTGGTGCAGGCCACGCAAAGCGGTGACGTGGCGCAGCGCATCGCCGCGGAAAACCAGCTGAGCCGCGCACTCATGAATCTGCAGGTTGTGTCTGAAAACTATCCGCAACTGCAGGCCAATACGAATTTCATGGATCTGCAGAGTCAGCTGAAATCGTTGGAAGAGAAGATCGCTTACGCACGCCAGTTCTACAACGATGTCGTGCAGAAGTACAATACCCAGACCGAGGTTGTGCCGACCAATATTATCGCCGGCTTGTTCCATTTCGAACAGGCCCCCTACTTCCAGGTGGACGAAGCGGATCGTCAGGTTCCGCAAGTTAAGTTCTGA